Part of the Paenibacillus sp. JNUCC32 genome is shown below.
GAAGCTGGGAAACTTCCGATAACGAAGTCATCGTTTTGGAGGAAAGACGTACGGAATGCAATCTGCTTGACCAGCGCATCGTATCGATCCTGAAATATGAAAAATGGAAGGAAGGCCATCTGGTTCAGACCGAGCTGCAGCGTTTTCCTCTAAGCTGGTATGGGATGCATGAGTTTGAACTCATGTTAGAGAAGCAGGGATACGATGAGATTACGAAGTCGGCTGACTATCGCTGGATGAATCAACCTGTAAACGCGGGTCAGATGATTACATACGAGGCTAGGAAGGCTTCAAGGGGGCGTTAACAGGCATCAGGGCGTTTATATGTGGTGCCATGGGTACCTTGCGCGATGACGAATAAAAATCAATGAGGTGACGGTATGCCGTATGACTCAGACTTAACTGCTTCAGATGTGGAGCGGTTGCTCCCATACCTCGAATATTTCCAAAATCCCGGGTCCGTTTTTTGCCATGACGTTAATGGATATCGATGTGAAAGCAAAGAAATCGGAAGTTTTCGTAAAGCGTTGGATGACGTCGGCTTCCTCATAGTATTTAACTGGAGCGAATGGTTAGCGGAGAATGAGGCTTATCGAGATTTAGATAACCCTGTGGGGAGCAGCATTCGCAGCGCCGATCTGGTAACCCTTAGAAAATTGATGACCAGTTATGTTCGCGGTGACCGATTCAATGAAGGGTTATTCCTCAGCGTATGCATGAAAGGATATGTTGCTGAAATTTTATTGCGACTGAGAGAGTTGAAGGGCTCGTTATAATATT
Proteins encoded:
- a CDS encoding DUF6508 domain-containing protein; this encodes MPYDSDLTASDVERLLPYLEYFQNPGSVFCHDVNGYRCESKEIGSFRKALDDVGFLIVFNWSEWLAENEAYRDLDNPVGSSIRSADLVTLRKLMTSYVRGDRFNEGLFLSVCMKGYVAEILLRLRELKGSL